A genomic region of Alphaproteobacteria bacterium contains the following coding sequences:
- a CDS encoding DUF4177 domain-containing protein, whose protein sequence is MAERFSEYKVIHIVEGGCGTVFLGASGIPIQKLEAELNELAAEGWQVVFQVIESKRFMLFWTREAVLVTLGR, encoded by the coding sequence ATGGCGGAGAGATTCAGCGAGTACAAGGTCATCCACATCGTCGAGGGAGGCTGCGGCACCGTCTTCCTGGGGGCCTCGGGCATCCCCATCCAGAAGCTGGAAGCGGAGTTGAACGAGCTGGCGGCGGAGGGCTGGCAGGTCGTCTTCCAGGTCATCGAGAGCAAGCGCTTCATGCTGTTCTGGACCCGCGAAGCGGTGCTGGTGACGCTGGGGCGGTAG
- the yidD gene encoding membrane protein insertion efficiency factor YidD: MRSLLLRLIGWYRRRGGGVAIGVDCNFTPTCSRYAAEAIERHGAWKGLGLALARLRRCRNRDQVGRLADPVP, from the coding sequence ATGCGGTCGCTGCTGCTCCGGCTGATCGGCTGGTACCGGCGCCGAGGCGGCGGTGTGGCCATCGGGGTGGACTGCAATTTCACGCCCACCTGTTCGCGCTACGCCGCCGAGGCCATCGAACGCCATGGCGCCTGGAAGGGGCTCGGGCTGGCACTTGCCCGGCTGCGGCGCTGCCGCAACCGTGATCAGGTGGGCCGTCTGGCGGATCCGGTGCCGTGA
- a CDS encoding NADP-dependent oxidoreductase: protein MRNTNRRVTLAARPTGFPKPSDFALVEDPIPEPGPGQVLVRNHYLSLDPYMRGRMNDVKSYVPPVQIGETMVGATAGEVTQSNAPGLAVGDFVMVPGGWQDYSVASAAEALKLDAEAAPISTGLGALGMPGMTAYFGLLDLGQPKPGDTVFVSAASGAVGAVVGQIAKMCGCRTVGSAGSDAKVAYVLDELGFDAAINYKTADLGAAIDTACPDGIDVYFDNVGGAITDAVFERMNMWGRVAVCGQISQYNLTQEDLGPRNLRFSLVNRINIRGFIVFDFMARYGEARKRLTRWYQEGSLKILEDISDGLENAPAGLIGLLQGENFGKKLIRIVNE, encoded by the coding sequence ATGCGCAACACCAACCGCCGTGTCACCCTGGCTGCCCGCCCCACGGGCTTTCCCAAACCGAGCGATTTCGCCCTCGTGGAAGATCCCATCCCCGAGCCCGGCCCGGGCCAGGTGCTGGTGCGCAACCACTACCTTTCGCTCGATCCCTACATGCGCGGCCGCATGAACGACGTCAAATCCTACGTGCCACCGGTACAGATCGGCGAAACCATGGTCGGCGCCACGGCGGGCGAGGTGACGCAATCCAACGCCCCGGGCCTGGCGGTCGGCGACTTCGTCATGGTGCCCGGCGGCTGGCAGGACTATTCCGTCGCCAGCGCCGCCGAGGCCCTCAAGCTCGACGCAGAAGCCGCTCCCATCTCGACCGGGCTGGGGGCGCTGGGCATGCCCGGCATGACGGCCTATTTCGGTTTGCTGGATCTGGGCCAGCCCAAGCCCGGCGACACCGTCTTCGTCTCGGCCGCTTCCGGTGCCGTGGGTGCCGTGGTGGGCCAGATCGCCAAGATGTGCGGCTGCCGCACGGTGGGCAGCGCCGGCTCCGACGCCAAGGTGGCCTACGTTCTCGACGAGCTCGGCTTCGACGCCGCCATCAACTACAAAACCGCCGATCTGGGAGCAGCCATCGACACCGCCTGCCCCGACGGCATCGACGTCTACTTCGACAACGTCGGCGGTGCCATCACGGACGCCGTTTTCGAGCGCATGAACATGTGGGGCCGGGTGGCGGTCTGCGGCCAGATCTCGCAGTACAACCTGACGCAAGAAGACCTGGGCCCCCGGAATTTGCGCTTTTCCCTGGTCAACCGGATCAATATTCGCGGCTTCATCGTCTTCGATTTCATGGCGCGCTACGGCGAGGCCCGCAAGCGCCTCACGCGCTGGTACCAGGAAGGCAGCCTGAAGATCCTGGAAGACATCAGCGACGGCCTGGAGAACGCGCCGGCGGGGCTCATCGGGCTGTTGCAGGGCGAGAACTTCGGCAAGAAATTGATCCGCATCGTCAACGAATAG